The Lancefieldella sp. Marseille-Q7238 genomic interval TCATGCCGTTAGTGACAACGCCGTTCTTCTCGCTTGAAGCCGATACGACAAAACCGCCGGGGCACATGCAGAAAGAAAACGCGGAGCGGCCACTGGGAAGATGAACCGAAAGCTTGTACAGCGCGGCTCCAAGCACAGGATTTTCTGCTTCAGATCCGTAAAGAGCGCGATTGATGTCAGCCTGCAGGTGCTCGATGCGTACTCCCATGGCAAAGGTTTTGCGCTCCATAGCGATATTGCGGCCTTTCAAGAGCTCAAAGACGTCTCGCGCGGAATGTCCGGTGGCGAGAATAACGTGCGTGGCAGGAATGGTTTCGGTTTTCATCTCACCGGCATCGGTGGTGTACTCAACGACAACAGATCGCACCTGATGATCTTTGAGCATAAGATCAACGAGACGTGTGCGAAACCGCACTTCTCCTCCGGCCGACTCAATCATATGCACCATATTGGTTACAACGGTCGGCAATACATCGCTGCCGACATGCGGCTTTGCGTCCCACAAAATGTTTCGGGAGGCGCCGGCTTCAACGAACGTTTCGAGGATGAAGCGGTGAGAAGGGCTCTTGGTGCCGGTATTGAGTTTGCCATCAGAAAAGGTACCAGCGCCGCCGAGGCCAAATTGGATATTGCTTTCAAGGTTGAGCTCACCGGTGTGATTGAAGTGAGTTACAGCGTCACTGCGGCGCTGCGCGTCGTCACCGCGCTCAATGAGAAGGGGAGCAAGGCCAGCGCGTGCCAAGACGAGAGCGCAAAAAAGTCCAGCGCAGCCCGCTCCTACTACAAGAGGACGCTGACGCGGCGGCTGTATCAACGGCTCCGGAAGCGCAAACGCTACTGGTTCAATGCGCCTGACGTGTTTGACGATGGGCTTGCGTGAAAGTTTATGCAGCAGGTTCTTCTCGGCAGCAGACCCTCCGCGAAGTTCAAGATGATAGGTGAGCACCAACATAATATTGCTGCGTTTTCGCGCGTCAATGGAGCGGCGATGCAGCATGACGGAAGAGATGTCATTACGCCGTACGTGCAG includes:
- a CDS encoding FAD-dependent protein → MLEVANIKLPVSSLHHDMAAEASAGLAALCRALHVRRNDISSVMLHRRSIDARKRSNIMLVLTYHLELRGGSAAEKNLLHKLSRKPIVKHVRRIEPVAFALPEPLIQPPRQRPLVVGAGCAGLFCALVLARAGLAPLLIERGDDAQRRSDAVTHFNHTGELNLESNIQFGLGGAGTFSDGKLNTGTKSPSHRFILETFVEAGASRNILWDAKPHVGSDVLPTVVTNMVHMIESAGGEVRFRTRLVDLMLKDHQVRSVVVEYTTDAGEMKTETIPATHVILATGHSARDVFELLKGRNIAMERKTFAMGVRIEHLQADINRALYGSEAENPVLGAALYKLSVHLPSGRSAFSFCMCPGGFVVSASSEKNGVVTNGMSLSTRSGTNANSGLLANVFPDDLLGNDVLEGLTLQRVCEQNAFEAGGGAYTAPAQLVGDFLRNQPSSGAESVQPTYPRGVSWGSLESCLPDYIIDTLRTSLPLLDHKLHGFAAEDAVLTGVETRSSSPIRITRGDSGQSVNVEGLWPAGEGAGYAGGIMSAAADGIRTAKLVARRY